The proteins below come from a single Desulfomicrobium escambiense DSM 10707 genomic window:
- the mdoH gene encoding glucans biosynthesis glucosyltransferase MdoH, which produces MKREFLNEPWRKIASRRRLLLLILVLAPALTAAYVMGGLLPHKGRTVLEAAIIAVYCVLFIWISLGFWTALAGFWTLLKRDDRFAVSRSRGELDAPIRQNVRTAILFPVCNEDPERIMAGIQAVWRSLTRLGAADRFDIHILSDSNDPERWVQEEAAWNRLCNDLSAHGHIFYRRRRINLKRKSGNVADFCRRYGDHYTYMIVFDADSVMSGETLIRMVRIMERRRNVGILQTAPACTGRETFIARAQQFANRAYGPMYAAGLHHWFLGDAQFWGHNAIIRVKPFMKHCALTRLPGKPPLGGDIMSHDFVESALMRRAGYSVWLAYDLEGSYEEVPPNLLNELKRDRRWCQGNLQHLRLVFTRGIFPGHRALFLNGVMAYGSALLWFLFLALATAEAVSEALVQPDYFTPTKSLFPVWPVWDPIPALSLLAGTAIVLFLPKVCALLLALIKGRRKQFGGFFALCGSIMTEVVLSTLLAPVRMLFHSKYVFLTLMGMGIGWGTQQRDDEGTSFWDALRFHGGGTLLALVWGAALFQINRVFFWWSSPLVISLLLSIPVSMITSQAKVGRFLRRLRIFVTPEEVRLPREYEDIDAYMQSTSNDRSGFGIPSEDGFVRAAVVPAINTLHRSLLRGPRALAPEIAKRRDDLLDRVLQHGPAALNKKERKELLYDSERMERLHHGIWELPEETLEKLWNVRLS; this is translated from the coding sequence ATGAAACGCGAATTTCTGAATGAACCGTGGCGCAAGATCGCCTCACGCCGCAGGCTCCTGCTCCTGATCCTGGTCCTCGCTCCGGCCCTGACTGCCGCCTACGTCATGGGCGGCCTTCTGCCGCACAAGGGGCGGACGGTCCTTGAAGCCGCCATCATCGCCGTCTACTGCGTGCTCTTCATCTGGATTTCACTGGGCTTCTGGACAGCCCTGGCAGGTTTCTGGACCCTGCTGAAGAGGGATGACCGCTTCGCCGTGAGCCGGTCGCGCGGGGAGCTCGATGCGCCCATCCGCCAGAACGTCAGGACCGCCATCCTCTTTCCCGTCTGCAACGAAGACCCCGAGAGGATCATGGCCGGCATCCAGGCCGTGTGGCGTTCCCTGACACGGCTTGGCGCCGCGGACCGCTTCGACATCCACATTCTGAGCGATTCCAACGACCCCGAACGCTGGGTGCAGGAAGAGGCCGCCTGGAACCGCCTCTGCAACGACCTGTCGGCCCACGGGCACATCTTCTACCGCCGCCGGCGCATCAATCTCAAGCGCAAGAGCGGCAACGTGGCCGACTTCTGCCGCCGCTACGGCGACCACTACACCTACATGATCGTCTTCGACGCGGACTCGGTCATGTCCGGCGAGACGCTCATCCGCATGGTGCGCATCATGGAGCGCAGACGCAACGTCGGCATCCTGCAAACGGCGCCGGCCTGCACGGGCCGCGAAACCTTCATCGCCCGCGCCCAGCAGTTCGCCAACAGGGCCTACGGCCCCATGTACGCGGCGGGCCTGCACCACTGGTTCCTGGGCGACGCGCAGTTCTGGGGGCACAACGCCATCATCCGGGTCAAGCCGTTCATGAAGCACTGCGCCCTGACGCGCCTGCCCGGCAAACCGCCCCTGGGCGGGGACATCATGTCCCACGACTTCGTGGAGTCGGCCCTCATGCGCCGAGCCGGCTATTCGGTCTGGCTGGCGTATGATCTCGAGGGCAGCTACGAGGAGGTGCCGCCCAACCTGCTGAACGAGCTCAAGCGCGACCGCCGCTGGTGCCAGGGCAACCTCCAGCACCTGCGGCTGGTCTTCACCCGCGGCATCTTCCCCGGCCACCGGGCCCTGTTCCTGAACGGCGTCATGGCCTACGGCTCGGCGCTGCTGTGGTTCCTGTTCCTGGCCCTGGCCACGGCCGAAGCCGTGTCCGAGGCTCTCGTCCAGCCCGATTACTTCACTCCAACCAAATCCCTCTTCCCCGTCTGGCCGGTCTGGGACCCGATCCCGGCCCTGAGCCTTCTGGCCGGAACGGCCATCGTGCTGTTCCTGCCCAAGGTCTGCGCCCTGCTCCTGGCCCTGATCAAGGGGCGCCGCAAACAGTTCGGCGGCTTTTTCGCCCTGTGCGGCAGCATCATGACGGAAGTCGTCCTCTCGACCCTGCTCGCCCCCGTGCGCATGCTCTTCCACAGCAAGTACGTCTTCCTGACCCTCATGGGCATGGGCATCGGCTGGGGCACGCAACAGCGTGACGACGAGGGAACCAGTTTCTGGGACGCCCTGCGCTTTCACGGCGGCGGCACGCTCCTGGCCCTGGTCTGGGGCGCGGCCCTCTTTCAGATCAACCGCGTCTTCTTCTGGTGGAGTTCGCCGCTGGTCATCTCGCTGCTGCTGTCCATCCCGGTGTCCATGATCACCAGCCAGGCCAAAGTCGGCAGGTTCCTGCGCCGCCTGCGCATCTTCGTCACCCCCGAGGAAGTCCGCCTGCCACGCGAGTATGAGGACATCGACGCCTACATGCAGAGCACCTCCAACGATCGCAGCGGATTCGGCATCCCCTCCGAGGACGGGTTCGTACGCGCCGCCGTCGTCCCGGCCATCAACACGCTGCACCGCAGCCTGCTGCGCGGGCCGCGAGCCCTCGCCCCTGAAATCGCCAAGCGCCGCGACGATCTGCTGGACAGGGTCCTGCAACACGGCCCGGCTGCCCTGAACAAGAAAGAGCGCAAGGAGCTCCTCTACGACAGCGAGCGCATGGAGCGGCTGCACCACGGCATCTGGGAACTCCCGGAGGAGACGCTGGAAAAGCTGTGGAACGTGCGCCTGAGTTGA
- the hcp gene encoding hydroxylamine reductase, whose translation MFCNQCEQTAKGTGCTKVGVCGKQPEVAALQDLLIYALQGLSEVAVQARAKGVSEADLNRFVNEGVFSTLTNVDFDPARFEVLIRDAVARREALKAKSGVNVATPAATFAPAATLEGLVAQGEQHNISEALEAHEDLRSLKQILIYGLKGVAAYADHAAILGREDESVYEFVQRALAKSLDKLGLEELIGLCMECGQVNLKAMELLDGGNTGTYGHPVPTEVPLGAKKGKAILVSGHDLKDLAMLLEQTAGKGINIYTHGEMLPCHGYPELKKHAHFHGHYGTAWQNQQKEFAEFPGAILMTTNCIQKPVESYKGNIFTTGLVGWPGVTHVGKDFTQVIAKALEMPGFAADEDKGSVLTGFARNAVLGVADKVIAAVKGGDIRHFFLVAGCDGAKPGRNYYTEFVEKVPSDCVVLTLACGKFRFFDKKLGDIGGIPRLLDVGQCNDAYSAIQIAVALAGAFNCGVNDLPLSMVLSWYEQKAVAILLTLLSLGIKGIRLGPSLPAFITPNVLNVLVENFDIKPITTPDEDLKAILG comes from the coding sequence ATGTTTTGCAACCAGTGTGAACAGACTGCCAAAGGAACCGGCTGCACCAAGGTCGGCGTGTGCGGCAAGCAGCCCGAAGTGGCCGCTCTCCAGGATCTTCTCATCTACGCCCTGCAGGGGCTGTCCGAAGTGGCCGTGCAGGCCCGCGCCAAGGGCGTGTCCGAAGCCGACCTGAACCGCTTCGTCAACGAAGGCGTCTTCTCGACCCTGACCAACGTCGATTTCGACCCGGCCCGCTTCGAAGTCCTGATCAGGGACGCCGTGGCCCGCCGCGAGGCCCTCAAGGCCAAGTCCGGCGTCAATGTCGCCACCCCGGCCGCCACCTTCGCCCCGGCCGCCACCCTTGAAGGCCTCGTGGCCCAGGGCGAACAGCACAATATCTCCGAAGCCCTGGAAGCCCACGAGGACCTTCGCTCCCTGAAGCAGATCCTCATCTACGGCCTCAAGGGCGTCGCCGCCTACGCCGACCACGCCGCCATCCTCGGCCGCGAGGACGAGAGCGTCTACGAATTCGTGCAGCGCGCCCTGGCCAAGAGCCTGGACAAGCTGGGCCTGGAAGAGCTCATCGGCCTGTGTATGGAGTGCGGCCAGGTGAACCTCAAGGCCATGGAACTCCTGGACGGCGGCAACACCGGCACCTACGGCCACCCAGTCCCGACGGAAGTGCCCCTGGGCGCCAAGAAGGGCAAGGCCATCCTCGTCTCCGGCCATGACCTGAAGGACCTGGCCATGCTCCTGGAGCAGACCGCGGGCAAGGGCATCAACATCTACACCCACGGCGAGATGCTGCCCTGCCACGGCTACCCGGAGCTCAAGAAGCACGCTCACTTCCACGGCCACTATGGCACGGCCTGGCAGAACCAGCAGAAGGAATTCGCCGAGTTCCCCGGTGCCATCCTCATGACCACCAACTGCATCCAGAAGCCGGTCGAGTCCTACAAGGGCAACATCTTCACCACCGGTCTGGTCGGCTGGCCCGGCGTGACCCACGTCGGCAAGGACTTCACCCAGGTCATCGCCAAGGCCCTTGAAATGCCCGGCTTCGCCGCCGACGAGGACAAGGGTAGCGTCCTGACCGGGTTCGCCCGCAACGCGGTCCTGGGCGTGGCCGACAAGGTCATCGCCGCGGTCAAGGGCGGCGACATCCGCCACTTCTTCCTGGTCGCGGGCTGCGACGGCGCCAAGCCCGGCCGCAACTACTACACCGAGTTCGTCGAGAAGGTTCCGAGCGACTGCGTGGTCCTGACCCTGGCCTGCGGCAAGTTCCGCTTCTTCGACAAGAAGCTCGGCGACATCGGCGGCATCCCGCGCCTGCTGGACGTCGGCCAGTGCAACGACGCCTACTCGGCCATCCAGATCGCGGTGGCCCTGGCCGGAGCCTTCAACTGCGGCGTGAACGATCTGCCCCTGTCCATGGTCCTGTCCTGGTACGAGCAGAAGGCCGTGGCCATCCTGCTGACGCTGCTTTCCCTCGGCATCAAGGGCATCCGCCTCGGGCCCAGCCTGCCGGCCTTCATCACCCCCAACGTCCTGAACGTGCTGGTCGAGAACTTCGACATCAAGCCCATCACCACCCCGGACGAAGACCTCAAAGCCATCCTCGGCTAG
- a CDS encoding 4Fe-4S dicluster domain-containing protein, with the protein MSCGKTLYIDYSLCIGCETCEYVCRFTHDTSRIHMTRTVDGVMVPLYCLHCENPKCANACPRGALKKDKDGAVILQPMLCRGCQTKNCILACPHSAMFETDRGVMVAKCDMCAQRRQVGMGPACVEMCPCAAIRYVDRDEIPSLETEKSKQAHQKVLEHLKMPGK; encoded by the coding sequence ATGAGCTGCGGCAAGACCCTCTACATCGACTACAGCCTGTGCATCGGCTGCGAGACCTGCGAATACGTGTGCCGCTTCACCCACGACACCTCGCGCATCCACATGACGCGCACCGTGGACGGCGTCATGGTGCCCCTGTACTGCCTGCACTGCGAGAACCCCAAGTGCGCCAACGCCTGTCCGCGCGGCGCCCTGAAGAAGGACAAGGACGGGGCCGTCATCCTGCAGCCCATGCTCTGCCGCGGCTGCCAGACCAAGAACTGCATCCTGGCCTGCCCCCACAGCGCCATGTTCGAGACGGACCGCGGAGTCATGGTCGCCAAGTGCGACATGTGCGCCCAGCGCCGCCAGGTCGGCATGGGTCCGGCCTGCGTGGAGATGTGCCCCTGCGCGGCCATCCGCTATGTGGACCGCGACGAGATCCCGTCCCTGGAGACGGAGAAGTCGAAGCAGGCGCACCAGAAGGTCCTGGAGCATCTGAAGATGCCGGGGAAATGA
- a CDS encoding transposase → MVRKNSILSSSELKGLLEGEQDVLKELVRAVVQQTLEAEMDAALGASKGERTEGRLGYR, encoded by the coding sequence ATGGTCAGGAAGAATTCTATTCTATCGTCGTCTGAACTGAAAGGGCTTCTTGAAGGCGAACAGGATGTTTTGAAGGAACTCGTGCGTGCGGTTGTCCAGCAAACGTTGGAGGCCGAGATGGACGCAGCCCTTGGAGCATCCAAGGGTGAGCGCACAGAGGGCCGTCTGGGCTATCGCAG
- a CDS encoding FAD-dependent oxidoreductase, which yields MDPINFNFLCSEPAMPNGRSVGIIGAGPSGLAATGYLSCLGYQVEVYDKLPKPGGLMLFGIPGYRIPKERIDLGARRLERQGGVIFHTHTKICCSGPLHDEEGDHFCREILGFGDMVKKHDAIMICTGSWRSRKLGIPGENLPGVFSGLEFLFPIRAVKYSAPNVKLPDVQGKAVAVIGAGHSAVDVAHSAIHLGAAKVYHIYRRTSREAPCGSFEIEQLKAMGVEWLERSTPVRVLGEGRVEGLEISRPGKDGPENIVLPVDLVVAAIGEVATPPFAKELGLENVRKGEVRWLHMTAIENVFVAGDALSGPSKIGKAVYSGLRAARSLANWLDLKAQDRLDAYDYNDLVANEAGFGRQA from the coding sequence ATGGACCCCATCAACTTCAATTTTCTCTGCTCCGAGCCGGCCATGCCCAACGGCCGCAGCGTCGGCATCATCGGCGCCGGCCCGTCGGGCCTGGCCGCCACGGGCTACCTGTCCTGCCTGGGCTACCAGGTGGAGGTCTACGACAAGCTGCCCAAGCCCGGCGGCCTCATGCTCTTCGGCATCCCCGGCTACCGCATCCCCAAGGAGCGCATCGACCTCGGCGCGCGAAGGCTGGAGCGGCAGGGCGGCGTCATCTTCCACACCCACACCAAGATCTGCTGCAGCGGCCCCCTCCACGACGAGGAGGGTGACCATTTCTGTCGCGAGATCCTGGGCTTCGGCGACATGGTCAAGAAGCACGACGCCATCATGATCTGCACGGGTTCCTGGCGCTCCCGCAAGTTGGGCATCCCCGGCGAGAACCTGCCCGGCGTCTTTTCGGGTCTTGAGTTCCTCTTCCCCATCCGCGCCGTCAAATACAGCGCGCCCAACGTCAAGCTGCCCGACGTGCAGGGCAAGGCCGTGGCCGTCATCGGCGCCGGCCACTCGGCCGTCGACGTGGCCCACAGCGCCATCCATCTCGGCGCGGCCAAGGTCTACCACATCTACCGCCGCACCAGCCGCGAGGCGCCGTGCGGTTCCTTCGAGATCGAGCAGTTGAAGGCCATGGGCGTGGAATGGCTGGAGCGCAGCACTCCCGTGCGTGTCCTGGGGGAGGGCAGAGTCGAGGGCCTGGAGATTTCGCGTCCCGGCAAGGACGGGCCGGAGAACATCGTCCTGCCCGTGGACCTGGTGGTGGCGGCCATCGGCGAGGTGGCCACGCCGCCCTTCGCCAAGGAGCTGGGCCTTGAGAACGTGCGCAAGGGCGAGGTGCGCTGGCTGCACATGACGGCCATCGAGAACGTCTTCGTGGCCGGCGACGCCTTGAGCGGACCGAGCAAGATCGGCAAGGCGGTCTACAGCGGCCTGCGCGCGGCCCGGTCCTTGGCCAACTGGCTGGACCTCAAGGCCCAGGACCGCCTGGACGCCTACGACTACAACGACCTCGTGGCCAACGAGGCCGGATTCGGGAGGCAGGCATGA
- the nifA gene encoding nif-specific transcriptional activator NifA, with amino-acid sequence MSTSTCSTELRVLLAISKVIDQALDLESALESILKILSDTMSMRRATVTLYDPQSGRLAISTSNGLSDQEKRRGVYRMDEGITGTIFRTARPYVVPDISMEPLFLDKTGTRRISRERISFVGVPILLHGSPIGVLNVDRVFTGQEQLDADTEFLTVVATLISQFLSLNEKVKNREAALKQENTSLKYQIAKENHGPYIVGKSQAMLEVEQYVAKVATTKATVLLLGESGTGKTLIGRIIHELSDRKAHPFIKVNCASIPENLLEAELFGYEKGAFTGANSAKPGRFEDAHLGTIFLDEIGELTLTLQAKLLRVLQEREFERIGSNRTRKVDVRIISATNRELDLLVSQGLFREDLYYRLNVFPVCVPALRERKEDIPRLLNHFQKELEREYGRSLTLTAEALNLLLGYDWPGNVRELENLVERLVILTDDKPVEAEFIRGFLNPETHRPHAARTIQEPPSPPTEQCQPLRETERKEVVAALKRNAWIQYKAARELNLTPRQMGYRVRKFNLEELIAKGRVESRRHQP; translated from the coding sequence ATGAGCACCTCCACCTGTTCCACCGAACTGCGAGTCCTGCTGGCCATCAGCAAGGTCATCGACCAGGCCCTGGATCTGGAGAGCGCCCTGGAGTCCATCCTCAAGATCCTCTCGGACACCATGAGCATGCGGCGGGCCACGGTCACCCTCTACGACCCCCAATCCGGCCGTCTGGCCATCTCCACGTCCAACGGCCTGTCCGACCAGGAAAAGCGGCGCGGCGTGTACCGCATGGACGAGGGCATCACCGGGACCATCTTCCGCACGGCAAGGCCCTACGTGGTGCCCGATATCTCCATGGAACCGCTCTTCCTGGACAAGACCGGCACAAGGCGCATCAGCCGCGAGCGCATCTCCTTCGTCGGCGTGCCGATCCTGCTGCACGGCAGCCCCATCGGCGTCCTCAACGTGGACAGGGTTTTCACGGGCCAGGAGCAGCTCGACGCCGACACCGAGTTCCTGACCGTGGTGGCCACCCTCATCTCGCAGTTCCTGAGCCTGAACGAAAAAGTCAAAAACAGGGAAGCGGCCCTCAAGCAGGAAAACACGTCCCTCAAATACCAGATCGCCAAGGAGAACCACGGTCCCTACATCGTGGGCAAGAGCCAGGCCATGCTGGAGGTCGAGCAGTACGTGGCCAAGGTTGCCACGACCAAGGCCACGGTGCTGCTGCTCGGCGAATCCGGCACCGGCAAGACGCTCATCGGCCGCATCATTCACGAGTTGTCCGACCGCAAGGCCCACCCCTTCATCAAGGTCAACTGCGCCTCCATCCCTGAAAATCTCTTGGAGGCCGAACTCTTCGGCTACGAAAAGGGCGCCTTCACCGGCGCCAACAGCGCCAAGCCCGGACGCTTCGAGGACGCCCACCTGGGCACGATCTTTCTGGACGAAATCGGGGAGCTGACCCTGACCCTGCAGGCCAAACTCCTGCGCGTCCTGCAGGAGCGGGAGTTCGAGCGCATCGGCAGCAACCGCACGCGCAAGGTCGACGTGCGCATCATCAGCGCCACCAACCGAGAGCTGGACCTCCTGGTCTCCCAAGGCCTCTTCCGCGAGGACCTCTACTACCGCCTGAACGTCTTCCCCGTGTGCGTGCCGGCCCTGCGTGAACGAAAGGAGGACATCCCGCGCCTGCTGAACCACTTCCAGAAGGAACTGGAGCGCGAATACGGGCGCAGCCTGACCCTGACCGCCGAGGCCCTGAACCTTCTGCTGGGCTACGACTGGCCTGGGAATGTGCGTGAACTCGAAAATCTCGTCGAGCGCCTCGTCATCCTGACCGACGACAAGCCGGTGGAAGCCGAATTCATCCGCGGTTTCCTGAACCCGGAAACGCACCGCCCACATGCCGCCCGCACCATCCAGGAACCGCCGTCACCGCCGACGGAACAGTGCCAGCCGTTGCGGGAAACGGAGCGCAAGGAAGTGGTGGCGGCCCTCAAACGCAATGCCTGGATTCAGTACAAGGCCGCGCGCGAACTCAATCTCACCCCCCGCCAGATGGGCTACCGCGTCCGGAAGTTCAACCTGGAGGAGCTCATCGCCAAAGGGCGCGTGGAATCCCGCAGACATCAGCCATGA
- a CDS encoding YihY/virulence factor BrkB family protein, translated as MDERTNPLNRLNDSLTAALWRARPGHGPVPWIAVRLLRTLFLATKGFDARQGPLHASALTFYSLLSLVPLAAMAFGVAKGFGFEQMLERELLRHFAAQQEVVLQVIGFARNMLDNTKGGLIAGVGVAVLFWSVIKVLGRIEESFNLIWGVAPRPLMRKLSDYLTVMIIGPVLLIMSGSVTVFIASQVSALSSQVGLENVVDPAVSLGLALAPYVLLWVLFALVYLIMPNTRVRLGSAVLGAVLTGSAYQLLQIAYVRFQIGVSSYNAIYGSFAALPLFLVWLQLSWIIVIFGAEIVHAFPDSDFPEAESGCAARSITQTRVLALAISHEVVSRFHRGEAPLNEKGLATALDTSVAEVHEMADMLDQAGILCRTAHDDTPVLQPARDSSGITVQDVLSAVDNAHARKFFPDRHPKMAAMAACLRRLCPTADGIPDATLLRDVPLESSVATDGGTPGITNWSFLSKNDQNDRDNKE; from the coding sequence ATGGACGAACGCACCAATCCCCTGAACCGCCTCAATGACTCCCTGACAGCCGCACTGTGGCGAGCCCGCCCCGGGCACGGGCCCGTCCCCTGGATCGCGGTCCGCCTGCTCCGCACCCTGTTTCTGGCGACCAAAGGCTTCGACGCCAGGCAGGGCCCCCTGCACGCATCGGCCCTGACCTTCTACTCCCTCCTGTCCCTGGTCCCGCTGGCGGCCATGGCCTTCGGCGTGGCCAAGGGCTTCGGCTTCGAACAGATGCTGGAACGCGAACTGCTCAGGCATTTCGCCGCGCAGCAGGAAGTGGTCCTGCAGGTCATCGGCTTCGCCCGCAACATGCTCGACAACACCAAGGGCGGCCTCATCGCCGGAGTGGGCGTGGCCGTGCTGTTCTGGTCCGTGATCAAGGTGCTGGGGCGCATCGAGGAGAGCTTCAACCTCATCTGGGGCGTCGCCCCGCGCCCCCTGATGCGCAAGCTGAGCGACTACCTGACGGTCATGATCATCGGCCCGGTCCTGCTCATCATGTCGGGCAGCGTCACGGTCTTCATCGCCTCGCAGGTCTCGGCCCTGTCCTCGCAGGTCGGCCTCGAAAACGTGGTCGACCCGGCCGTGTCCCTGGGTCTGGCCCTGGCTCCGTACGTGCTCCTGTGGGTCCTGTTCGCCCTGGTGTACCTGATCATGCCCAACACCAGGGTGCGCCTCGGCAGCGCCGTGCTCGGCGCGGTCCTGACCGGCTCGGCCTATCAGCTCCTGCAGATCGCCTATGTCCGGTTCCAGATCGGGGTGAGCAGCTACAACGCCATCTACGGCAGCTTCGCGGCCCTGCCCCTCTTCCTGGTCTGGCTGCAGCTGAGCTGGATCATCGTCATCTTCGGGGCGGAGATCGTGCACGCATTCCCCGATTCGGACTTCCCCGAGGCCGAATCGGGCTGCGCGGCCCGCAGCATAACGCAGACGCGGGTTCTGGCCCTGGCCATAAGTCACGAGGTCGTGAGCCGCTTTCATCGCGGCGAAGCGCCCCTGAACGAGAAGGGGCTTGCGACCGCACTGGACACTTCCGTGGCCGAAGTGCACGAAATGGCCGACATGCTCGACCAGGCGGGTATCCTCTGCCGAACGGCCCACGATGACACTCCGGTGCTGCAGCCGGCCCGCGACAGTTCCGGCATCACGGTCCAGGACGTCCTCTCGGCCGTGGACAACGCCCACGCCCGCAAATTCTTCCCGGACCGTCACCCGAAAATGGCGGCCATGGCGGCCTGTCTGCGCAGACTTTGCCCCACCGCAGATGGAATCCCGGACGCAACCCTGCTGCGCGACGTGCCGCTCGAAAGCTCCGTGGCGACTGATGGCGGTACACCGGGCATCACTAATTGGTCATTTTTGTCCAAAAATGACCAAAATGACAGAGACAATAAGGAATAA
- a CDS encoding glucan biosynthesis protein — MRFKAFGFVAGLFLFVLTNQATAQPAPFGLENVVALARDLAAKPFEDNQGQVPQILRDISYDQWRDIRFDPEKSLWRDEKLPFELQFFHPGLFYDRTVAINIIDKDAPARLDFDTTAFNYGGNNFAGQIPADMGYAGFRIHSAINTKKYLDEFLVFLGASYFRAVGKGQHYGLSARGLAVDTAEATGEEFPFFKEFWIVKPGKKDKSIVIYALLDSRRVTGAFRFDATPGAETVMDVESVVFLREPVARLGIAPLTSMFIFGENSNPRVNDDFRPEVHDSDGLMARFENEEWLWRPLQNPKTLAVNVFNAPNIRGMGLMQRDTDFDNYLDLEARYEARPSAWIEPKGDWGPGQLHLVQIPSPEEIHDNIVSFWAPEVTPEPGKPLRFDYRARWTAPHRVTSPEGQVIFTRTAKGKGERSRLFVLEFAGGKLDDLPDDAALDANVWIGEGGKLLEKRVYKNQVTGNWRLAFEIEPDASSGLSLVLSDKRPFIEMRATLQHGMAPLTETWSYAIKL, encoded by the coding sequence ATGCGATTCAAAGCGTTCGGCTTTGTGGCCGGACTTTTTCTTTTTGTTCTGACCAACCAGGCCACAGCCCAGCCCGCCCCTTTCGGACTTGAGAACGTCGTGGCCCTGGCCAGGGACCTCGCGGCCAAGCCCTTCGAGGACAACCAGGGCCAGGTTCCCCAGATACTGCGCGACATCTCCTACGACCAGTGGCGGGACATCCGCTTCGACCCCGAAAAGAGCCTGTGGCGCGACGAAAAGCTGCCTTTCGAACTGCAGTTCTTCCATCCTGGGCTGTTCTACGACCGCACGGTCGCCATCAACATCATCGACAAGGACGCCCCCGCGCGCCTGGACTTCGATACCACGGCCTTCAACTACGGCGGCAACAACTTCGCCGGACAGATTCCCGCGGACATGGGCTATGCGGGCTTTCGCATCCACTCCGCCATCAACACCAAGAAATATCTCGACGAGTTCCTGGTCTTCCTTGGCGCCAGCTACTTCCGTGCCGTGGGCAAGGGTCAGCACTACGGGCTTTCGGCCCGCGGACTGGCCGTGGACACGGCCGAAGCCACGGGCGAGGAGTTCCCCTTCTTCAAGGAGTTCTGGATCGTGAAGCCGGGCAAGAAGGACAAGAGCATCGTCATCTACGCCCTGCTCGACTCGCGCCGCGTCACGGGCGCCTTCCGCTTCGACGCGACGCCCGGCGCCGAGACCGTCATGGACGTCGAATCGGTCGTTTTCCTGCGGGAACCGGTGGCTAGGCTCGGCATCGCCCCTTTGACCAGCATGTTCATCTTCGGCGAGAACTCGAACCCGCGCGTCAACGACGACTTCCGCCCCGAAGTGCATGACTCCGACGGCCTCATGGCCAGATTCGAGAACGAGGAATGGCTCTGGCGCCCCCTGCAGAACCCCAAGACCCTGGCGGTCAACGTCTTCAACGCCCCCAACATCCGCGGCATGGGCCTCATGCAGCGCGACACGGACTTCGACAACTACCTCGACCTCGAAGCCAGGTACGAAGCCCGGCCCAGCGCGTGGATCGAGCCCAAGGGAGACTGGGGTCCGGGACAGCTGCACTTGGTGCAGATCCCCTCCCCCGAGGAGATTCACGACAACATCGTCTCCTTCTGGGCGCCGGAAGTCACGCCCGAACCTGGCAAACCCCTGCGCTTCGACTACAGGGCCCGCTGGACGGCGCCGCATCGCGTGACATCGCCCGAGGGGCAGGTCATCTTCACGCGCACGGCCAAAGGCAAGGGCGAAAGGTCCAGGCTCTTCGTGCTCGAATTCGCGGGCGGCAAGCTCGACGACTTGCCCGACGACGCCGCCCTGGACGCCAACGTCTGGATCGGCGAGGGTGGCAAGCTTCTGGAAAAACGCGTCTACAAGAATCAGGTCACGGGCAACTGGCGCCTGGCCTTCGAGATCGAGCCCGACGCCTCGTCGGGCCTTTCCCTGGTCCTATCGGACAAGCGCCCCTTCATCGAGATGCGCGCCACCCTGCAACATGGCATGGCTCCGCTGACGGAGACATGGTCCTACGCCATCAAGCTGTGA